The following is a genomic window from Aphis gossypii isolate Hap1 chromosome X, ASM2018417v2, whole genome shotgun sequence.
AGAATATTCGTGACAATAGAATGTCCtacacttaattatattatattgatttatatttaagttctatgactttttttttgcataatatattgttatcaaaatatttaaatttttctcaatattaattcattatgcctaaaataaatattgattttttttataaatacttcaatACTTGAATAGGTTGAGTGAAGcttcaatagtattatattttttctgtttatttttgGACTGAATCTTTGAAtgcattttttgatttttgtgaattttaacTCTGCTGTATAAGTAattgacattatttttgtatttgtatttaaatttttatcaattaaatgtaaatattactcttgaaaaattttttatttcttaaactacattttcataacactaataacaaaatgtaaaaaaataaattactatgagaatataatgatgttttaatttttaggtagATGATGGCTTCAATGTTACTAGAAATGTTACACCACAAGAATGCCGCTTACGGGATCTAACATATTGTGCTCCTATATATGTTGATATTGAATATGTTAAAAGCGGCATGAAATATCTTCGAAAAGGATTCATTATTGGCCGTCTACCTATAATGTTAAGAAGTAATCGGTGCTGTCTTTACCAAAAATCAGATGCCGAGTTAGCAAAAATGAAAGAATGTATATATGACTCAGGtggttattttatagtaaaaggAACTGAAAAAGTAATATTGATGCAAGAACAACCtgctaaaaacaaaatattggtcGAAAAAGATTCTAATGGAGTACCTACAGTTCAAGTAATGAGTAGTACTGTTGACAAAAAgtctaaaactaatattatttttaagaaaaatttgatttatgtttGTCATAACGCTCTTGAGGAGAATATaccttttgttatttttatgaaagctCTTGGTGTCTGTTCAGATCAGTTAATACTTCAGATGGTCGGTACAGAGTTTGCTATTATGAATCAAATGTATCCATGCTTTTTAGAAAGTAGCAAGTTAAATATCTATACTCAAAAACAAGCTCTTAGATTTATTGGAGataggataaaaaaaatggggtTCACCTCTGAAGACTATGATAGCAGAGTTATTACTGAAGTACATGATTTTTTATCTACTGTGATTTTGGCTCATATACCCGTGACTAACACTAATTATCATATGAAAGCTATATACACTTCAATCATGGTAAGGCGACTTATTTTTTCACTGTCCAATCCAGatttatttgatagtaaagATTACTATGGTAATAAGTGTTTAGATTTACCTGGatcatttttatctttacttTTTGATGATACTTTTAAACGTTTCACTTTTGAACTGAAATCTGTAGCTGATAAGAATATACCAAAAGTGAAGGCTACTCCGTTTGATATAATCAAGTACATTAGAACCGATACAATTACAAACGCCTTGGTATTCGCTATTCAAACTGGTAATTGGTCTATTAAGAGATTTCGTATGGAAAGACATGGTGTTACTCAGGTTTTAACTAGATTGTCATATTTATCAGCTATAGGTATGATGACTAGAGTTAATtcacaatttgaaaaaagtcgAAAAGTATCAGGACCACGTTCATTACAACCTTCCCAGTTTGGAATGTTGTGCCCTTCTGATACTCCTGAAGGAGAAGCTTGTGgactcataaaaaatatttcacttttagCTCATGTGACGACTGAATCTGAGGATGATGATGCTGTATTACAATTAGCTCTTGATTTAGGAGTTGAACCAGTAGGCTTGTATTCAGTAAACGATTTGCATGaagattatatgtatttaataatatttaatggaaaTATCATTGGTTCTACTAACAAGTGTATTGACTTTGTTGAAAAATTTCGGAGGTGTAGGCGGAAAGGTATATTCAGTAAGTTTATTTCCATTTACATATCAGAAAGGCACAAGTGTATTTACATTAACTCTGGTGATGGTAGACTATGTAGACCGTATATAGTTGTAGAAAATGGTCAGCCATTACTCACTAATGATCAtattgatgatttaaaaaGAGGGTATTGTACATTTCAAGATTTTATTGATCAATctcttattgaatttattgatgtcgatgaagaaaataattgtttaatagcGTATAATGAAGAGAAGATTGTTCCTGAAACTACTCATATGGAAATGGCGCCTTTCAGCATACTGGGTATATGTGCTAGTGTTATACCTTTTCCACATCATAACCAATCGCCCCGTAACACCTATCAATGTGCTATGGGTAAACAAGCCATAGGTACTATAGCTTTAAATTACCAACATAGAATAGATACACTTCAATACAATTTGTGGTACACACACATACCAATGGTTCATTCTAAAGCGGTACCAATGATCAATTATGATAAGTTGCCAGCTGGTCAAAATGCCACTATTGCTGTTATGAGTTACTCTGGCTATGATATTGAAGATGCTATCATATTGAATAAGGCTAGTGTTGATAGAGGTTTTGGAAGAGGTGGAACATTTAGAAATTCTAAATGTTTCTTAAGACATTATCCAAATCAAATGATGGATTCTATTCAAGGACCTATCATCGATAATGCCACAAAAAAACCAATCTATAAACATAGGGCATTAGAAAATGATGGTATAGCAGCTATTGGTCAACCAGTATTTGATAAACAAGTCACAATCAATAAAGCAACACCAAAAACTATTACTGTAGAAGATGTAGGTGGTGATAGAGGTTTTAAGGAAACACCTTTATTTTACAAAGGATATGATCCATCATATATTGACAAAGTAATGATAACATCAAATAGTGattgttttttgattaaagAAAACTTTAGACAACCAAGACGACCTGAAATTGGTGATAAATTTAGTAGTAGACATGGTCAAAAAGGAGTGGTTGGTTTGATTGTAGAACAAGAGGATATGCCTTTCAATGAAGTTGGAATATGCCCAGATTTGATTATGAACCCTCATGGTTTCCCATCTCGTATGACAGTAGGTAAACTTATTGAACTTTTAGCTGGTAAAGCGGGATTATTAGAAGGCAAATTTCAAGACGGCAGTGCTTTTGGTGGTGCAACTGTCACCGATATTAGTAATGAGTTGcagaaacataattataattatctggGAAAAGATGTACTATACTGTGGCATTGATGGTAGACCTATGGAAGCATATATTTACTCAGGCCCAGTTTTCTATCAACGTCTGAAACATATGGTAGCCGATAAGATACATGCTCGATCTAGAGGACCTAGAGTGCTGTTGACCAGACAGCCAACAGAAGGTAGATCAAAAGATGGTGGACTCCGGATGGGAGAGATGGAAAGAGACTGTCTTATTGCATATGGTGCTAGTATGCTGATCATTGAAAGATTGATGTTAAGTAGTGATGTGGTAGAAATGGATGTATGCAAATTATGtggtttattttcatattctgGTTGGTGTCACATGTGCCAAAAAAGTAATTCAGTGTGCCGAATCAAAATGCCTTATGCATGCAAATTACTATTTCAAGAACTGCAAGCAATGAGTATAGTACCtaaaatatcattgaaaaaatattgtgactgaaaagtatttgtattcaaatttaaaaacattttgtgttTCCtaagtttatttgtttaataaaataatttaaataaattatttgtttttgttaacaGAACTGATGATAacatagattttataaaacatcacAACTTTTGCTTAACAAAATGTAAAGGTGAgtgttcattattaatttataattgatctGTACATATAACTAAAGATTACTATTTAGCCTCagacattttgtttattggtGCCACTTAgtgctaaaattaatttctcaatcattcagttttaaaataaattataatctacttTTATAATTGCTGATTGTCCAAATTGTTggattagtattttattatataagtaattataagtagtctacatttaacattgtttacattattatttcaattctatttttattctttttgaaatttaataacttacaaaaatcctacaatttttttatgtgctgttttatttgcatataatatattatgtgccttaaaaactaaatcgattgagaatattatactttgatttaaaaaaaatacttattaatgtcTAATTTATGttgtctatttttattaatgataatattatttttttaataaaatgtttattttaatctattaaaaaaaatattgtattaatataattatttccagTACTTgtgatatatgtttatatatttaattacttcaataaaatatttttgtttttaaatgcttgtagagaaaaaaaataattatttgtaattccATATtcacaaacaaaaatttgcacattcaattttataattgcataatcagcatagtatacaatatacatagaaaTCATTTATTAGTATGTTGATCCATTTTAGATGAGTTTTTGTCTTAGTAACACAATATAGGAGCACTAATATGATGTTTTATCTCGGATGCTAATTAtgctataatatgtagattttgTGTTGACTATATAATTCTGTTTTATATCAATGCATTCCTCATTctttataccatattttacttattgaatTTGCATCtgctgatatattttaaataaatttaaacattaatgacataattatttagtatctgtatacataaattgaaaacttaaaagctaccaatattatatctaaacatatgtaggtaatattatgttctaacaCAGGTCATCAACTTTTTAGGCAGCAgactacaaattattttttaaatctcgctagtcacatttataaaaatgtatataataattactagaaatggattaaaaaatttatgcaATGCTTAAATGTGTTTGTGGGCTTCAAACAAATAAGATGGACTGCAGATTGAAGAATTTTTAGTGCGTTAATTTGTaatgatgattatattaattttattaacatttaagtcAATACCGGCTTGTTGTTGaatgatttaatatgtttgtactTAGTGGTATAAATAGGCAATAGAATAACGttaatctaaattctaaataataacatttttctattaaaaagcGTTTACacgcatttataaaaaattaaaataaacaacaattaatattgctataaaatcaataaatttattactccagtcagaatctaaaatatgttgACATTCTAAAACGGGAAAAACTTGacgactataaaatattgtaaaaaataaacatttttgaattattataaaatcaaataattatacgttaatcgtgatattttttaaaagttaaaacttttcGTAATAATGAGTGTAGAGCATTTAACCGTTTATAAATCACCTTATGTGTATAGTATGTAAtagg
Proteins encoded in this region:
- the LOC114123351 gene encoding DNA-directed RNA polymerase III subunit RPC2 codes for the protein MVEVLRDKEFLVKEYLETRGLYSHHINSFNAFIDSDLKKIIQQNHSVRSDADPNFYLHFKNVTVGHPQVDDGFNVTRNVTPQECRLRDLTYCAPIYVDIEYVKSGMKYLRKGFIIGRLPIMLRSNRCCLYQKSDAELAKMKECIYDSGGYFIVKGTEKVILMQEQPAKNKILVEKDSNGVPTVQVMSSTVDKKSKTNIIFKKNLIYVCHNALEENIPFVIFMKALGVCSDQLILQMVGTEFAIMNQMYPCFLESSKLNIYTQKQALRFIGDRIKKMGFTSEDYDSRVITEVHDFLSTVILAHIPVTNTNYHMKAIYTSIMVRRLIFSLSNPDLFDSKDYYGNKCLDLPGSFLSLLFDDTFKRFTFELKSVADKNIPKVKATPFDIIKYIRTDTITNALVFAIQTGNWSIKRFRMERHGVTQVLTRLSYLSAIGMMTRVNSQFEKSRKVSGPRSLQPSQFGMLCPSDTPEGEACGLIKNISLLAHVTTESEDDDAVLQLALDLGVEPVGLYSVNDLHEDYMYLIIFNGNIIGSTNKCIDFVEKFRRCRRKGIFSKFISIYISERHKCIYINSGDGRLCRPYIVVENGQPLLTNDHIDDLKRGYCTFQDFIDQSLIEFIDVDEENNCLIAYNEEKIVPETTHMEMAPFSILGICASVIPFPHHNQSPRNTYQCAMGKQAIGTIALNYQHRIDTLQYNLWYTHIPMVHSKAVPMINYDKLPAGQNATIAVMSYSGYDIEDAIILNKASVDRGFGRGGTFRNSKCFLRHYPNQMMDSIQGPIIDNATKKPIYKHRALENDGIAAIGQPVFDKQVTINKATPKTITVEDVGGDRGFKETPLFYKGYDPSYIDKVMITSNSDCFLIKENFRQPRRPEIGDKFSSRHGQKGVVGLIVEQEDMPFNEVGICPDLIMNPHGFPSRMTVGKLIELLAGKAGLLEGKFQDGSAFGGATVTDISNELQKHNYNYLGKDVLYCGIDGRPMEAYIYSGPVFYQRLKHMVADKIHARSRGPRVLLTRQPTEGRSKDGGLRMGEMERDCLIAYGASMLIIERLMLSSDVVEMDVCKLCGLFSYSGWCHMCQKSNSVCRIKMPYACKLLFQELQAMSIVPKISLKKYCD